A window of the Coturnix japonica isolate 7356 chromosome 12, Coturnix japonica 2.1, whole genome shotgun sequence genome harbors these coding sequences:
- the TIMP4 gene encoding metalloproteinase inhibitor 4 isoform X3: protein MLLLLTHRIQELVEACSCAPAHPQQLICDSALVIRAKISSEKVVPASDNPLDTHKMIRYEIKQIKMFKGFEKLKDVQYVYTPFDSSLCGVKLEANNKKQYLLTGQILNDGKVLIHLCNYIEPWDDLSLSQKKSLNQRYQMGCGCKITTCYMVPCSITSPNECLWTDWLIERKLYGHQAKHYACIKRSDGTCSWYRGGPPPEKEFIDISEP from the exons tgcttctgctgctgacCCACAGAATTCAGGAGCTGGTGGAGGCGTGCAGCTGTGCCCCTGCTCATCCGCAGCAGCTCATCTGCGATTCTGCTTTAG TGATTCGAGCAAAAATATCCAGTGAAAAGGTGGTTCCTGCCAGTGACAATCCTCTTGATACCCACAAAATGATCCGGTatgaaatcaaacaaataaag ATGTTTAAAGGatttgaaaagctgaaggatGTGCAGTATGTCTATACTCCCTTTGATTCATCACTCTGTGGAGTGAAACTagaagcaaacaacaaaaaacagtaccTTTTGACAg GCCAGATTTTAAATGATGGTAAAGTCCTCATCCATTTATGCAACTACATTGAACCATGGGATGATTTATCCTTGTCTCAAAAGAAGAGTCTTAACCAGAGATATCAAATGGGCTGTGGCTGCAAA ATTACTACCTGCTACATGGTGCCCTGCTCAATCACTTCACCAAACGAGTGCCTCTGGACAGACTGGCTGATAGAAAGAAAGCTATACGGGCACCAGGCCAAGCATTACGCCTGTATCAAGAGAAGTGATGGCACTTGCAGCTGGTACCGAGGTGGCCCTCCCCCAGAGAAAGAGTTTATTGACATCAGTGAACCTTAA
- the TIMP4 gene encoding metalloproteinase inhibitor 4 isoform X1: MNPVLSTLLFSVLLLLTHRIQELVEACSCAPAHPQQLICDSALVIRAKISSEKVVPASDNPLDTHKMIRYEIKQIKMFKGFEKLKDVQYVYTPFDSSLCGVKLEANNKKQYLLTGQILNDGKVLIHLCNYIEPWDDLSLSQKKSLNQRYQMGCGCKITTCYMVPCSITSPNECLWTDWLIERKLYGHQAKHYACIKRSDGTCSWYRGGPPPEKEFIDISEP, encoded by the exons ATGAATCCTGTACTTAGTACcttgttgttttcagtgcttctgctgctgacCCACAGAATTCAGGAGCTGGTGGAGGCGTGCAGCTGTGCCCCTGCTCATCCGCAGCAGCTCATCTGCGATTCTGCTTTAG TGATTCGAGCAAAAATATCCAGTGAAAAGGTGGTTCCTGCCAGTGACAATCCTCTTGATACCCACAAAATGATCCGGTatgaaatcaaacaaataaag ATGTTTAAAGGatttgaaaagctgaaggatGTGCAGTATGTCTATACTCCCTTTGATTCATCACTCTGTGGAGTGAAACTagaagcaaacaacaaaaaacagtaccTTTTGACAg GCCAGATTTTAAATGATGGTAAAGTCCTCATCCATTTATGCAACTACATTGAACCATGGGATGATTTATCCTTGTCTCAAAAGAAGAGTCTTAACCAGAGATATCAAATGGGCTGTGGCTGCAAA ATTACTACCTGCTACATGGTGCCCTGCTCAATCACTTCACCAAACGAGTGCCTCTGGACAGACTGGCTGATAGAAAGAAAGCTATACGGGCACCAGGCCAAGCATTACGCCTGTATCAAGAGAAGTGATGGCACTTGCAGCTGGTACCGAGGTGGCCCTCCCCCAGAGAAAGAGTTTATTGACATCAGTGAACCTTAA
- the TIMP4 gene encoding metalloproteinase inhibitor 4 isoform X2 gives MKQCFFLLLLLTHRIQELVEACSCAPAHPQQLICDSALVIRAKISSEKVVPASDNPLDTHKMIRYEIKQIKMFKGFEKLKDVQYVYTPFDSSLCGVKLEANNKKQYLLTGQILNDGKVLIHLCNYIEPWDDLSLSQKKSLNQRYQMGCGCKITTCYMVPCSITSPNECLWTDWLIERKLYGHQAKHYACIKRSDGTCSWYRGGPPPEKEFIDISEP, from the exons tgcttctgctgctgacCCACAGAATTCAGGAGCTGGTGGAGGCGTGCAGCTGTGCCCCTGCTCATCCGCAGCAGCTCATCTGCGATTCTGCTTTAG TGATTCGAGCAAAAATATCCAGTGAAAAGGTGGTTCCTGCCAGTGACAATCCTCTTGATACCCACAAAATGATCCGGTatgaaatcaaacaaataaag ATGTTTAAAGGatttgaaaagctgaaggatGTGCAGTATGTCTATACTCCCTTTGATTCATCACTCTGTGGAGTGAAACTagaagcaaacaacaaaaaacagtaccTTTTGACAg GCCAGATTTTAAATGATGGTAAAGTCCTCATCCATTTATGCAACTACATTGAACCATGGGATGATTTATCCTTGTCTCAAAAGAAGAGTCTTAACCAGAGATATCAAATGGGCTGTGGCTGCAAA ATTACTACCTGCTACATGGTGCCCTGCTCAATCACTTCACCAAACGAGTGCCTCTGGACAGACTGGCTGATAGAAAGAAAGCTATACGGGCACCAGGCCAAGCATTACGCCTGTATCAAGAGAAGTGATGGCACTTGCAGCTGGTACCGAGGTGGCCCTCCCCCAGAGAAAGAGTTTATTGACATCAGTGAACCTTAA